A portion of the Paenibacillus hamazuiensis genome contains these proteins:
- a CDS encoding deoxycytidylate deaminase, translating to MTARKDWDTYFLDMAYMASTRSQCSRRHVGAVLVQGKKLLGTAYNGAPMGVPDCSEAGCMLVEEFELVHDGGEEQVIKKQRCIRTIHAEQNLLLFTDRKDREGSTVYVTDQPCWTCANMLANSGIVEIVYHRAYPKDSEKVEALMQARNITFRRLEGYEPPQGVLSEVTN from the coding sequence ATGACAGCCAGAAAAGACTGGGATACGTATTTTTTGGATATGGCCTACATGGCTTCGACCCGCTCGCAGTGCAGCCGCAGACATGTCGGAGCTGTGCTCGTGCAGGGAAAAAAGCTGCTCGGCACCGCATATAACGGAGCGCCGATGGGCGTGCCGGACTGCTCGGAGGCGGGCTGCATGCTCGTGGAGGAGTTCGAGCTTGTACATGACGGCGGCGAGGAGCAGGTTATCAAAAAGCAGCGCTGCATCCGCACGATTCACGCCGAGCAAAACCTGCTGCTGTTTACCGACCGCAAAGACCGCGAAGGCTCTACGGTGTACGTCACCGATCAGCCGTGCTGGACGTGCGCCAACATGCTGGCCAACAGCGGCATCGTGGAGATCGTGTACCACCGCGCTTATCCGAAGGATAGCGAGAAGGTGGAAGCGCTGATGCAGGCGCGAAACATCACGTTTCGCCGCCTCGAAGGCTACGAGCCCCCGCAAGGTGTGTTGTCCGAGGTGACCAACTAG
- a CDS encoding homocysteine synthase, which yields MADERKLALETLAVHAGQEIDPATMSRAVPLYQTTSYGFRDSEHAANLFALKEFGNIYTRLMNPTTDVFEKRVAALEGAPAALATASGQAAITYSILNIAGAGDEIVSSATLYGGTYNLFSTTLPKLGIKVKFVDASDPENFRKAITDKTRAVYAEMVGNPKGDVLDVEAVAQIAHDNGIPLIVDNTLPSPYLCRPLEHGADIVIHSATKFIGGHGTSIGGVIVDGGKFDWKASGKFPGLTEPDPSYHGVVYTDAVGPIAYIIKARVQLLRDMGAAISPFNSFLLLQGLETLHLRMERHSSNAQKVAEFLERNDAVEWVSYPGLKSHFAYELAQKYMAKGQGAILTFGIKGGLEAGRKVIDSVKLFSHLANVGDSKSLIIHPASTTHSQLEGEELASTGVTPGMVRLSVGTENIDDIIYDLDQAIRASQS from the coding sequence ATGGCAGACGAACGCAAACTTGCATTAGAAACTCTCGCCGTACATGCCGGGCAGGAGATCGATCCGGCAACGATGTCCAGGGCCGTGCCGCTGTACCAAACGACTTCCTACGGCTTCCGCGATTCCGAGCATGCCGCAAATTTGTTCGCGCTCAAGGAATTCGGCAATATCTACACCCGTCTGATGAACCCGACGACCGACGTATTCGAAAAAAGAGTCGCCGCTCTCGAGGGAGCGCCTGCCGCTTTGGCGACGGCTTCCGGCCAGGCCGCCATTACATACTCGATCCTGAATATCGCCGGAGCCGGCGATGAAATCGTATCGTCCGCCACCCTGTACGGCGGTACGTACAATCTGTTTTCGACGACGCTGCCGAAGCTTGGCATCAAGGTAAAATTCGTCGATGCAAGCGACCCGGAAAACTTCCGCAAAGCGATCACGGACAAAACCAGGGCGGTTTATGCCGAGATGGTCGGCAATCCGAAAGGCGATGTGCTGGATGTGGAGGCCGTCGCGCAAATCGCGCATGACAACGGCATTCCCCTGATTGTTGACAATACGCTCCCGAGCCCGTATTTGTGCCGCCCGCTGGAGCACGGCGCCGACATCGTCATCCATTCCGCGACCAAATTTATCGGCGGACATGGAACGTCGATCGGCGGCGTCATCGTTGACGGAGGCAAATTCGACTGGAAGGCGAGCGGCAAATTCCCCGGCCTGACCGAGCCGGACCCGAGCTATCACGGCGTCGTTTATACCGATGCAGTGGGCCCGATCGCTTATATCATCAAAGCCCGCGTGCAGCTGCTGCGCGATATGGGGGCGGCGATTTCGCCGTTTAACTCGTTTTTGCTGCTGCAAGGTCTCGAAACGCTGCACCTGCGCATGGAGCGGCACAGCTCGAACGCGCAGAAGGTGGCGGAATTCCTTGAGCGGAACGACGCGGTGGAGTGGGTCAGCTATCCCGGCTTAAAGAGCCACTTCGCGTATGAACTGGCGCAAAAATATATGGCCAAAGGGCAAGGCGCAATCCTGACCTTCGGCATCAAAGGCGGCCTCGAAGCCGGCCGCAAAGTGATCGACAGCGTGAAGCTGTTCTCGCATTTGGCTAACGTCGGCGACTCGAAGTCGCTGATCATCCATCCGGCAAGCACAACGCACAGCCAACTGGAGGGCGAGGAGCTCGCTTCCACCGGCGTCACCCCGGGCATGGTCCGCTTGTCGGTCGGCACGGAAAACATCGACGATATTATTTACGATCTGGACCAGGCGATTCGGGCCAGCCAATCTTAA